The Chryseobacterium geocarposphaerae genome window below encodes:
- the chrA gene encoding chromate efflux transporter — MKKENKLKELARIFLKLGITAFGGPAAHIAMMRQEVVIKRQWMTEEHFLDMIGATNLIPGPNSTEMAIHIGQDRAGWKGLIVAGLCFIGPAVLITLFFAWLYKEYGQLPEVQPFIYGIKPAIISVILAAIYPLGKKSLKTLRLWFVGISVLILSLLGINEIFLLFGAGLLAVLLYLINKRSEVHSFIPAVLLQIPDSGFLSSKNFHLFLVFLKIGAILYGSGYVLFAFLDAELVSTGLLTRQQLIDAIAVGQFTPGPVFSSVTFIGFQINGFSGAVFSTIAIFLPSFVFVAILHPLMKRVRNSKILSTFLDAVNVASVAIIVAVCYEMAKDSVADWRTIAIAVISLIFVFRFTKVNSAFVVLGGALLGFLLFRI, encoded by the coding sequence ATGAAAAAGGAAAATAAACTGAAAGAACTTGCACGTATTTTCCTAAAGTTAGGGATTACGGCTTTTGGAGGACCTGCTGCTCATATTGCCATGATGAGGCAGGAAGTCGTAATAAAGCGTCAATGGATGACCGAGGAACATTTTCTGGATATGATAGGAGCAACCAATTTAATACCCGGACCTAACAGTACAGAGATGGCAATCCATATCGGGCAAGACAGAGCTGGCTGGAAAGGACTTATTGTAGCGGGATTATGCTTTATAGGTCCCGCAGTTCTCATTACTTTATTTTTTGCATGGCTGTATAAAGAATATGGACAGCTTCCGGAAGTTCAGCCTTTTATTTATGGGATAAAACCTGCGATTATATCGGTTATTTTAGCAGCCATTTATCCTTTGGGCAAGAAATCACTGAAAACATTACGGCTCTGGTTTGTTGGTATAAGTGTGCTGATTTTATCTTTATTGGGGATCAATGAAATTTTTCTCTTATTTGGAGCAGGTCTGTTAGCTGTATTATTGTATCTTATCAATAAGCGGAGTGAAGTTCATTCCTTTATTCCGGCGGTATTATTACAAATTCCGGATTCCGGTTTTCTATCATCTAAAAATTTTCATCTTTTTCTGGTTTTCCTTAAAATTGGTGCTATTCTGTACGGAAGCGGCTACGTTTTGTTTGCTTTTTTAGATGCTGAATTGGTATCAACAGGTTTGCTAACACGCCAACAACTGATAGATGCTATTGCAGTAGGACAATTTACACCAGGTCCGGTCTTTTCTTCAGTTACTTTTATAGGCTTTCAAATTAACGGTTTTTCAGGCGCTGTATTTTCCACCATTGCTATTTTCCTGCCTTCATTTGTATTCGTGGCAATACTTCATCCGTTGATGAAACGAGTCCGCAATTCAAAAATTTTATCCACATTTTTAGATGCAGTAAATGTTGCTTCAGTAGCTATTATTGTAGCTGTGTGCTATGAAATGGCAAAAGACAGCGTTGCGGATTGGCGTACTATAGCCATTGCAGTTATCAGTCTGATTTTTGTCTTCAGGTTTACCAAAGTTAACAGTGCTTTTGTGGTGTTAGGAGGAGCTTTATTAGGTTTTCTGCTATTCAGAATTTGA
- a CDS encoding TolC family protein has protein sequence MYIQIIRFKKIIPICFVLFSANIFCQSVSLQQCINNAIKNNSAIKLAEQSLETREKLVQSNKNNNLPKVDLLGGYNYIGEPIKINLQQVKGGIVEGSAQQSVSSANSVYQEITGNALPQSVQDVIYQTSKDIINAVYPNYNPAIAKQSYFLAGVFVRQPIYLGGKLNASQKLSEQQVESGKANLKSSKDLITYNITLQYIQIMYLNSMIEKQQKSVASLHQNEKYAENLLKSEIIPPYQKNWADIAKKQGETNLKNLNLEKENALLALKDLMGVSLDEPLEITEKLTENTELPTFSNSENNADIKLLQSKKTEAETGLMITKSLSKPNIFAIGNYQFFRKDLPLITPPWLVGIEMQWTLFDPERRSRNQASESVIKEADILIDQKQKAVNLATRITQNKLISLKEQSETFDESRKQSYITTEMVRKRLENSLASVKDVNDVLQLHYETEKLYYTSLVAYQTALATYFFINGTPENMINYIP, from the coding sequence ATGTACATACAAATTATACGATTTAAAAAAATAATACCGATATGTTTTGTGCTGTTTTCTGCAAATATCTTTTGCCAGAGTGTTAGTCTTCAGCAATGTATCAATAATGCAATAAAAAATAATTCTGCAATAAAGCTGGCAGAGCAATCTTTGGAAACCCGGGAAAAGCTTGTACAGTCCAATAAAAATAATAATTTACCGAAGGTAGATTTACTTGGAGGTTATAACTATATCGGAGAACCTATTAAAATTAATCTTCAGCAGGTAAAAGGCGGAATCGTAGAGGGATCGGCACAACAGAGCGTATCTTCTGCCAATTCCGTTTATCAGGAGATTACGGGAAACGCTCTTCCCCAAAGTGTTCAGGATGTTATTTACCAGACTTCCAAAGATATTATTAATGCGGTATATCCCAATTACAACCCAGCGATTGCAAAACAAAGCTATTTTTTAGCCGGTGTTTTCGTAAGGCAGCCTATTTATCTTGGTGGTAAGCTGAATGCTTCACAAAAACTTTCGGAACAGCAGGTGGAAAGTGGAAAAGCCAATCTGAAATCTTCAAAAGATCTTATAACTTATAATATAACATTACAATATATTCAGATCATGTATCTCAATTCAATGATTGAGAAACAGCAGAAAAGTGTGGCATCTCTTCATCAGAACGAAAAATATGCTGAAAATCTTTTGAAATCAGAAATTATCCCGCCTTATCAGAAAAATTGGGCAGATATTGCTAAAAAACAAGGAGAAACCAATCTTAAAAACCTGAATCTTGAAAAAGAAAATGCGTTGCTTGCCCTTAAAGATTTAATGGGAGTTTCACTAGACGAACCCTTGGAAATTACTGAGAAGCTAACCGAAAACACGGAACTTCCGACATTTTCCAATTCAGAAAATAATGCAGATATCAAGCTCCTTCAAAGCAAAAAAACAGAAGCAGAAACAGGTCTTATGATTACCAAATCTCTTTCGAAGCCGAATATTTTTGCCATTGGGAACTATCAGTTTTTCAGAAAGGACCTTCCTTTGATTACACCTCCCTGGCTGGTCGGGATAGAAATGCAATGGACACTCTTTGATCCCGAAAGGAGATCCAGAAATCAGGCGTCGGAATCTGTTATAAAAGAAGCTGATATATTAATAGATCAGAAACAGAAAGCTGTAAATCTTGCGACCAGAATAACACAAAATAAGCTTATCAGTCTGAAAGAACAGAGTGAGACTTTTGATGAATCAAGGAAACAGTCTTATATAACTACTGAAATGGTAAGAAAACGATTGGAAAACAGTCTTGCTTCTGTGAAGGATGTTAATGATGTACTTCAATTGCATTATGAAACCGAAAAGCTGTATTACACTTCGCTAGTTGCTTATCAGACGGCATTAGCAACCTATTTTTTTATTAACGGAACCCCTGAAAACATGATCAATTATATTCCATAA
- a CDS encoding HlyD family secretion protein, which yields MKNFIKNYWAVFIPLIVLAVAVIYLLRNTSSQVDKDAVIGMVDAEFVDVSASLPGRVVDLLVKQDDEVKEGQIVAQMKTSEIETIQSQVSEAVTIAQNQLNKVDRGVEPEVLASAKNLQQIAQQQMDLMNKTYSRFQNLYSEGVVSGQERDIVYFKFKAAQKELETAKLNVQLLERGSNDELKNSAKSILNQAKDAEKLTEQIKDNASIKAPASGKISTVISNKGEMVNAGYPMMTIQKDNSYFVKFNLRQSQMNKIDKGTSVTMKIPGCTPEEVKGVVSELAPALGYADWVPEKQNGEFELRTFQIKVKPENLSSIKGLRPGMTAQLILP from the coding sequence ATGAAGAACTTTATAAAAAATTACTGGGCGGTTTTTATTCCTTTGATTGTTTTGGCTGTTGCGGTTATATACCTTCTTAGAAATACATCTTCACAGGTCGATAAGGATGCCGTTATAGGGATGGTTGATGCGGAATTTGTGGATGTATCTGCATCTTTACCCGGAAGAGTGGTCGATTTGTTGGTAAAACAGGATGATGAGGTAAAAGAAGGACAGATTGTTGCCCAAATGAAAACTTCAGAGATAGAAACCATTCAGTCGCAGGTTTCCGAAGCAGTAACTATTGCCCAAAATCAGCTGAATAAAGTTGATCGAGGTGTGGAGCCTGAGGTTTTGGCTTCGGCAAAGAATCTTCAACAGATTGCACAGCAGCAAATGGATTTAATGAATAAAACCTATTCGCGTTTCCAGAATCTTTATTCTGAGGGCGTGGTTTCGGGACAGGAAAGAGATATTGTTTATTTTAAATTTAAAGCGGCCCAAAAAGAGCTTGAAACGGCAAAACTGAATGTACAATTGCTTGAACGCGGAAGTAATGATGAGCTTAAAAATTCTGCAAAATCAATTCTGAATCAGGCAAAAGATGCGGAGAAACTTACCGAACAGATTAAAGATAATGCTTCTATAAAAGCTCCTGCTTCAGGAAAGATTTCCACCGTTATTTCGAATAAAGGCGAAATGGTAAATGCTGGATATCCTATGATGACCATTCAGAAGGATAATTCCTATTTTGTAAAATTCAATCTCCGCCAAAGTCAGATGAATAAAATAGATAAAGGAACATCTGTCACAATGAAAATTCCTGGATGTACGCCGGAAGAAGTGAAGGGTGTCGTATCGGAACTGGCTCCTGCATTAGGATATGCAGATTGGGTGCCCGAAAAACAGAACGGAGAATTTGAACTGAGAACTTTCCAGATAAAAGTAAAACCTGAAAATCTGAGTTCAATTAAAGGACTTCGTCCCGGTATGACTGCACAACTGATTTTACCATAA
- a CDS encoding ABC transporter permease, giving the protein MLREWKRIFSIPNFYVVLLVIPPIIFLFYGFIYQKQFAKELPMAVWDEDRSSVSRMLTDMMEQNEYIHFTHTAFSNAEIESLMKKGEIFGAVHFPKNMEADVKKDHQSNITLYTNGAYLVPAKMIYKGAAEVIIKGGLAVVLQKAEKQGMPAETANTLVQPIKLNTTTLYNPDFNYQMYLTPGLITVGLQMALIVASVLILNLEFKRSTIDELLKISTSSSQIFIGKMFAHLCIAWILFLLVAFLVFPVYHLGKPGTYFNFFIMYTLMSLACIGIGMMVSAISNNLLLVTDIALFFTSPAFVFSGFTFPRTAMPWYDQFYAEIMPYTHFLDGFIKIYFMKLPISYAMPEIYKLLLFIGVTFSIAILFFQNKVDTYLKNQKV; this is encoded by the coding sequence ATGCTGCGAGAATGGAAACGAATTTTTTCGATTCCTAACTTTTATGTGGTTTTACTGGTGATTCCGCCAATTATTTTTCTTTTTTACGGTTTTATTTATCAGAAGCAGTTTGCTAAGGAACTTCCAATGGCAGTTTGGGATGAAGATCGCTCTTCAGTTTCCAGAATGCTTACAGATATGATGGAGCAGAATGAGTATATACATTTTACCCATACAGCTTTCAGTAATGCAGAAATCGAAAGTCTGATGAAAAAAGGTGAAATTTTTGGGGCGGTCCATTTCCCGAAAAATATGGAAGCGGATGTAAAGAAAGATCATCAATCCAATATTACGCTGTATACGAATGGAGCCTATCTTGTCCCTGCGAAGATGATCTATAAAGGAGCTGCGGAAGTCATCATCAAAGGAGGACTTGCTGTAGTTCTTCAAAAAGCGGAAAAGCAGGGAATGCCTGCTGAAACAGCGAATACTTTGGTTCAGCCCATTAAGTTAAATACAACAACTTTATATAATCCTGATTTTAACTATCAAATGTATCTTACACCGGGTCTGATAACCGTAGGTTTGCAAATGGCATTGATCGTGGCGTCTGTTCTCATCCTGAATTTGGAGTTTAAAAGAAGTACCATTGATGAACTCTTGAAGATTTCAACCTCTTCTTCACAGATCTTTATAGGAAAAATGTTTGCACATCTTTGCATTGCATGGATTCTTTTTTTACTGGTTGCTTTTTTGGTGTTTCCTGTTTATCATTTAGGAAAACCCGGGACCTATTTTAATTTCTTCATCATGTATACTTTGATGTCTCTTGCATGCATCGGTATAGGGATGATGGTTTCTGCAATTTCAAACAATCTGCTTTTGGTAACGGATATTGCACTGTTTTTTACTTCCCCGGCTTTTGTATTCAGTGGGTTTACATTTCCAAGAACGGCAATGCCATGGTATGATCAGTTTTATGCAGAAATAATGCCTTACACACACTTTCTGGATGGATTTATTAAGATTTATTTTATGAAACTTCCGATATCGTATGCAATGCCGGAAATTTATAAGCTTTTGCTGTTTATTGGAGTTACTTTTTCAATTGCGATCCTTTTTTTCCAAAATAAAGTGGATACTTATCTTAAAAATCAAAAGGTGTGA
- a CDS encoding ABC transporter permease, whose product MKEIFQIIKREAQSVSKDSSLFMILLLAPIVYAFMYGSIYLNKGEEKVKLALIDADGTAISRLLTDQLNSTPMIDITPVSDISEANEKLYNGEVEGYFYIQKDMEKYILSQKQVNVNLVLNASRFLPSSDLLSAVTKVCLTVGAGVRKTYFNKQGMNDDQSMKMTNPINMDYRPLYNSGMTYGAFLLPGLLAIILQQTLLIGVAASFASEREDKKLSNLYQLSGRNISKLLIGKSSLYFIVFMIFGLFFATINFSVFGVKIRGNYLDLSLLMALFIATILVFGMLIGSFLKSKLFTFQVMVFSSYPIFLITGYSMPYQALPKLVQFFSDMLPTTPFLKAYLSIVQAGGSLADNLPSILHLTVLLLIFMVLCMLRFKFIINYKSGN is encoded by the coding sequence GTGAAAGAAATATTCCAAATCATAAAACGAGAAGCTCAAAGCGTTTCAAAAGATTCAAGTCTGTTTATGATTTTACTTTTGGCGCCTATTGTTTATGCCTTTATGTATGGAAGCATTTATCTGAACAAAGGAGAGGAGAAAGTGAAGTTAGCCTTGATTGATGCAGATGGAACGGCAATATCAAGATTGTTGACAGATCAACTCAATTCTACTCCGATGATTGATATAACTCCTGTTTCCGATATTTCTGAGGCTAACGAAAAACTATATAATGGAGAGGTTGAAGGATATTTTTATATTCAGAAGGATATGGAAAAGTATATTCTTTCCCAAAAGCAGGTCAATGTAAATCTTGTTTTGAATGCTTCGCGATTTTTGCCTTCCAGCGATTTATTAAGCGCAGTTACCAAAGTTTGTCTTACGGTTGGAGCAGGTGTAAGAAAAACTTATTTCAACAAGCAAGGGATGAATGATGATCAGTCGATGAAAATGACCAATCCAATTAATATGGATTACCGTCCGTTGTACAATTCAGGGATGACGTATGGGGCTTTTTTATTACCTGGATTACTGGCCATAATTTTACAACAGACTTTGCTGATAGGTGTTGCAGCTAGTTTTGCCTCTGAAAGAGAAGATAAAAAGCTTAGTAATCTTTATCAACTTTCAGGACGCAATATTTCTAAATTACTTATTGGAAAGAGTAGTTTATATTTCATTGTTTTTATGATTTTCGGTTTGTTTTTTGCGACCATAAATTTTTCGGTCTTCGGAGTGAAAATAAGAGGGAATTATTTGGATTTGTCTTTATTAATGGCTCTTTTTATAGCTACAATACTGGTTTTTGGGATGTTAATCGGGAGTTTTTTAAAATCTAAGCTTTTCACATTTCAGGTTATGGTTTTTTCGTCTTATCCGATATTTTTGATAACGGGATATTCTATGCCATATCAGGCTTTACCTAAATTAGTACAATTTTTTTCAGATATGCTTCCAACAACACCTTTCCTAAAAGCGTATCTTTCAATAGTTCAGGCAGGAGGTAGTCTGGCAGACAATTTACCGTCAATACTTCACCTGACAGTTTTATTATTAATTTTTATGGTTTTATGTATGCTTAGATTTAAATTTATTATCAATTATAAATCAGGTAACTAA
- a CDS encoding SDR family oxidoreductase has protein sequence MKIVITGSLGNIGQPLGQELIKQGHTVTLISSNPERKMEIERLKATAAIGFLAVSFSEADAVYCMILPNYEQQDQIKYYKIIGESYKRVILETKVKRIVHLSGYEALGKWNRFIAAYHRRNSSHSLH, from the coding sequence ATGAAAATAGTAATTACAGGTTCTTTAGGGAACATCGGGCAGCCATTAGGCCAAGAATTAATCAAACAAGGACATACGGTAACATTAATCAGCAGCAATCCCGAAAGAAAGATGGAGATTGAACGTCTAAAAGCAACTGCTGCTATTGGATTTTTAGCAGTATCCTTTTCGGAAGCAGATGCTGTATATTGTATGATTCTTCCTAATTATGAACAGCAGGATCAGATCAAGTATTATAAGATCATTGGAGAAAGTTACAAAAGAGTTATTCTTGAGACTAAGGTGAAGAGAATTGTTCATTTAAGTGGCTATGAAGCACTCGGCAAGTGGAACAGGTTTATAGCCGCATATCACAGGAGAAACAGCTCTCACTCGCTACATTAG
- a CDS encoding SemiSWEET transporter, whose amino-acid sequence MIDENILGIAAGTLTSVSMLPQLIKVIREKNVDDLSWVMILVLILGLSLWVWYGFRKDELPIILSNAFAILVNGTLFICYLLYKNNAD is encoded by the coding sequence ATGATTGATGAAAATATTTTAGGAATTGCTGCCGGAACTTTAACTTCCGTTTCAATGCTACCTCAACTTATAAAGGTAATAAGAGAAAAAAATGTTGATGATTTGTCGTGGGTGATGATTCTGGTGCTTATCTTAGGACTCTCATTATGGGTGTGGTACGGGTTTCGGAAAGATGAATTACCCATAATTTTATCAAATGCCTTTGCTATATTGGTAAATGGAACTCTCTTCATCTGTTACTTACTATATAAAAATAATGCTGATTGA
- a CDS encoding Crp/Fnr family transcriptional regulator, whose amino-acid sequence MHNQLIQLISERAQLSDIERELYIQYFEPVLYPKNRVIEEEGKVPQYLYFVVSGFVRLFHYNDKGDEVTTHINCPPGFITSYSNFTNQTRSDENLECITECELLRITKTDLDLLTQKSPAFKDFSFLVFQKSLSYNEKRAKELATLTAEKRYLKLMTEHPELLHNVPMQYIASFLGMNPKSLSRIRKQIFK is encoded by the coding sequence ATGCATAATCAACTCATCCAACTTATTTCAGAACGTGCACAACTTTCAGATATTGAAAGAGAATTATACATTCAGTATTTTGAACCCGTCCTGTATCCCAAAAACAGAGTGATTGAAGAAGAAGGAAAAGTTCCTCAATATTTATATTTTGTGGTTTCAGGTTTTGTACGGCTGTTTCATTACAATGATAAAGGCGATGAGGTAACTACGCACATCAATTGTCCTCCGGGTTTTATTACTTCTTATTCCAACTTTACAAATCAGACCCGATCAGATGAAAATCTGGAATGTATTACGGAATGCGAACTTTTACGTATTACAAAGACAGATCTTGATCTGCTTACTCAAAAAAGCCCTGCATTTAAAGATTTCAGTTTTTTAGTTTTTCAGAAATCGTTATCCTACAATGAGAAACGTGCGAAAGAACTGGCAACACTTACTGCAGAAAAGCGCTATTTAAAATTAATGACAGAACATCCTGAGTTGTTACACAATGTTCCTATGCAGTATATTGCTTCTTTTCTGGGCATGAATCCCAAAAGTTTGAGCCGTATCCGCAAACAGATTTTTAAGTAA
- a CDS encoding NAD-dependent epimerase/dehydratase family protein, with the protein MTSKNLVLVSGANGHLGNNLVRLLIKKGFQVRASVRNIKNKDCFKDLDCEVVQADITDKASFVKALQGVHTFYAVGASFKLWAKDPKKEIYDVNMEGTRNTIEAAAEAGVKRIVYVSSIAALDYTNLPTKESNGYNPDRRDMYYNSKNDGEKLAFQLAKELGIELVSVMPGAMIGSEAFLPLNISYGVLGLILNKQIPMDTKITLNWVDVKDVAEGCYLAAEKGRSGERYILANEKCMTITDTTKLAQKLYPELKIKVPGSVPKFVLYVIAGVMELSAKISGKPPVLSVKDIAMFSGLQQNFDISKSRNELGFNPKSPEQTVKEALAYLMEHKNLL; encoded by the coding sequence ATGACAAGTAAGAATTTAGTATTAGTGTCCGGAGCAAATGGGCATTTAGGCAACAATCTGGTAAGGTTACTCATTAAAAAAGGATTTCAGGTTCGCGCATCCGTTCGTAATATCAAAAATAAAGACTGTTTTAAAGATTTGGACTGTGAAGTGGTGCAGGCAGATATCACCGACAAAGCTTCATTTGTAAAAGCTCTCCAGGGAGTTCATACATTTTATGCTGTAGGTGCTTCATTTAAATTGTGGGCCAAAGATCCTAAAAAAGAAATCTACGATGTCAATATGGAAGGAACCCGTAATACGATCGAAGCCGCTGCTGAAGCGGGGGTAAAAAGAATTGTGTATGTGAGTTCCATCGCAGCTTTAGATTATACCAATCTCCCTACTAAAGAGAGTAATGGATACAACCCGGACAGAAGAGATATGTATTATAATTCTAAGAATGATGGCGAAAAGCTGGCTTTTCAGCTCGCTAAAGAATTAGGAATTGAATTGGTGTCCGTAATGCCCGGAGCAATGATTGGTAGTGAAGCATTTCTCCCGTTGAATATCTCTTATGGCGTACTGGGATTAATTTTAAACAAGCAAATACCGATGGATACCAAAATAACGCTGAATTGGGTAGATGTAAAAGATGTTGCGGAAGGTTGCTATCTTGCCGCAGAAAAAGGGCGATCCGGAGAGCGTTATATTTTAGCCAACGAAAAATGTATGACCATTACCGATACTACCAAACTGGCTCAAAAGCTTTATCCGGAACTGAAAATCAAAGTGCCTGGTTCTGTTCCTAAATTTGTCCTGTATGTAATTGCAGGTGTAATGGAACTTTCAGCTAAAATCAGTGGAAAACCTCCGGTACTAAGCGTTAAAGATATTGCAATGTTTTCAGGATTACAGCAGAACTTCGATATTTCAAAATCAAGAAACGAATTGGGTTTTAATCCTAAGAGTCCGGAACAAACGGTAAAAGAAGCTTTAGCCTATCTCATGGAACATAAAAATTTGCTATAA
- a CDS encoding HdeD family acid-resistance protein, producing MPNLLKSFRNSVKHWYVPLILGIIFIVCGLYVFSSPLGTYVALSLLFSVSFIVSGIFDIFFSIENRKSMNGWGWYLVSGLLSLIMGVYLVSYPKISMAILPFIVGLTVMFRSFQLLGISFDLKDAHVLRWGNLAIFSILGIILSFLLLANPIFSGMSLVVVTGLSFVFVGVASVILAFDLKKLKNFPNKLSDEIKQKIENLQEEINERMK from the coding sequence ATGCCCAATCTGTTAAAATCATTCAGAAACTCTGTGAAGCATTGGTATGTTCCTCTGATTTTGGGAATTATTTTTATCGTTTGTGGACTTTATGTATTCTCTTCACCTCTTGGAACTTATGTGGCCCTATCACTATTATTTAGTGTATCTTTTATCGTTTCAGGAATATTCGATATCTTTTTTTCCATTGAGAATCGAAAGTCGATGAACGGGTGGGGATGGTATTTGGTGAGTGGACTTTTATCCTTAATTATGGGTGTTTACTTAGTGAGTTACCCTAAAATATCAATGGCAATACTTCCCTTCATTGTAGGGCTTACAGTTATGTTCCGCTCTTTCCAGTTATTGGGGATTTCTTTCGATTTAAAAGATGCTCATGTTCTTCGTTGGGGTAATCTTGCTATTTTCAGTATTCTCGGGATTATTCTTTCTTTCCTCCTTTTGGCTAATCCTATATTTTCAGGAATGTCGCTGGTGGTGGTTACCGGATTATCCTTTGTTTTTGTTGGAGTAGCTTCTGTTATTCTAGCTTTTGATCTTAAAAAACTTAAAAATTTCCCTAATAAATTAAGTGACGAGATAAAGCAGAAAATAGAAAATCTTCAGGAAGAAATTAATGAAAGAATGAAATAA
- a CDS encoding condensation domain-containing protein, translating to MKRRLLFGERMLLGDGTEPFNTVIPFRLRGAFVLKDIQYALEKIQNKHPWLKAVIQHDEKNVPWFEVSEKVKISIRILARKDENDWLEESKKEWYKMFNYKEQPLMRFVWIKGEEISDMMFVFHHCLCDGGSAMAVLDEFLKVLDDPNYDIGVEDPILGIHDVVPNEILNNRKQQFKAKMIGRLAATAIKYIPVNKKTTDRQSDYLINWKFDKETSKELIDYCKFQKVTVNTFLCATILKAFQKTRKEKAFNKVSCPVDIRRFADQIKADHIFAFGLMIVVSLNKKLGFEENLKLMQEAVEKKTSKLNPYITMMVMESAHDALTNFTKLLKNGKSTNDCMFSNLGRIPIAHEYKEFTLENIFSPSVIGPLGNTTTMVTSTFRGEMDFAFMGSEGYLPQTEALAIRDEVITIIKQKLESVAAYD from the coding sequence ATGAAAAGAAGATTGTTATTTGGTGAAAGAATGTTGCTTGGCGACGGTACTGAGCCCTTCAACACGGTGATCCCTTTCAGGTTAAGAGGAGCATTTGTCTTGAAAGATATTCAGTATGCCTTAGAAAAGATTCAGAATAAACATCCTTGGTTAAAGGCTGTTATTCAACATGATGAAAAGAATGTTCCGTGGTTTGAGGTTTCAGAAAAAGTAAAAATTTCCATCCGGATTTTAGCCCGAAAAGATGAAAATGACTGGCTGGAAGAATCGAAAAAAGAGTGGTATAAAATGTTTAATTACAAAGAACAGCCACTCATGCGATTTGTCTGGATCAAAGGTGAAGAAATTTCAGATATGATGTTTGTGTTCCATCATTGCTTATGTGATGGAGGTTCTGCCATGGCTGTTCTGGATGAATTTTTAAAAGTACTGGACGATCCGAATTACGACATTGGCGTTGAAGATCCGATTTTGGGAATTCATGACGTAGTTCCCAACGAAATTTTGAACAACCGTAAGCAACAATTTAAAGCAAAAATGATTGGGCGATTGGCTGCAACGGCTATCAAATATATCCCTGTTAATAAAAAAACGACTGACCGACAAAGCGATTATTTGATCAACTGGAAGTTTGATAAAGAGACAAGTAAAGAACTGATTGATTATTGCAAATTTCAAAAAGTGACTGTCAATACTTTTCTCTGTGCAACAATCTTAAAAGCATTTCAAAAAACCAGAAAAGAGAAGGCTTTTAATAAGGTTTCATGCCCTGTTGATATCAGACGTTTTGCTGATCAGATCAAAGCCGATCACATTTTCGCTTTTGGATTGATGATTGTGGTCTCTTTAAACAAAAAATTAGGTTTTGAAGAAAACTTAAAACTGATGCAGGAAGCTGTTGAGAAAAAAACATCAAAATTAAATCCCTACATCACGATGATGGTCATGGAATCTGCTCATGATGCATTGACGAATTTTACTAAATTATTGAAAAACGGAAAATCTACCAATGATTGTATGTTTTCTAATTTGGGTCGCATTCCAATTGCTCATGAATACAAGGAATTTACACTGGAAAACATATTCAGTCCGTCCGTCATCGGACCTTTGGGAAATACAACAACAATGGTAACCTCCACATTCCGTGGAGAAATGGATTTTGCTTTCATGGGAAGCGAAGGGTATTTACCTCAAACTGAAGCTTTGGCAATTCGTGACGAAGTCATTACCATCATAAAACAAAAACTGGAATCTGTAGCGGCCTATGATTAA